In Trichoderma atroviride chromosome 2, complete sequence, one DNA window encodes the following:
- a CDS encoding uncharacterized protein (EggNog:ENOG41~TransMembrane:1 (o1123-1143i)), whose product MSFNHGKYAEPLHSSRLSSQTRKSAVPRHASYLSSRRHTGTDWEDWEDDDVVTLIDIGETPAGDHSDHQKLFASSPFLNINAGSSAMTTRSPSPLESDSLSISSNEDVSPIEDDVQTGLQAPPPTPALFLTKVAKHPSVKVSMRRSTARMSRPVSKRPPKQRNAKLGITLITDMTKLRRQNHLANQAKSPARRNAKFADAAALRALEGSPNPQSVGNWNWLRRGNNGDREAASPSPLRANEARSPEQLSPEARPIVIGITLPSDEVESRGIDPLTATVNNIDTPSGDMRNPYPFNFQTTNGRENPPSIPTQLKSMWSPDTPDTASSFSTIRYPSSVYSQASMAAIIAPGLRDDEVPPVPALPAGYKQTTSTMPQRLIGTEQRKNKDEEDDSGTPCTLFEEDGITPLKSPASKLSARTPDSVRGWWDHHLVTPFLDMRMSFASRRTHMESPLDQRGHQLARGTDNKGEQNSALTPKSPWKTIISKPDTKQISPSAEKDEDQSSTTVNIEGGRAILGLSMLEKQRGLSTFSPDSDMSRDVEEKNSKNTFQGVSKVEDDNIMIALDTKERRTQSDKSRAVNESSTLTSRSDKHQNSSSKFHEMISSETSKSKEVHTYEFVSTEIRERQIMPTDSQPKHEQKRNLTPPPRPQRQEVQAPIIKAPTPRQTPPPREVGMREGSERPIVVHIEINTGEQPQKFVVDRVGLNSTPAIKIPTPRRTPSPRGDVLKVGVAAEAARGAFGHHEAGSREMVQGLGITHLRADTPPSPSSKKQAEAAIKYQAVFPPGHHLHTQAPQTEASRSVTSAPAPVASAMTTIPAAYTAHTAAHIAAPIAASTTAAPTTSVAAERAAPVTLRLAGHEADGATAVSAGAGILSSQVLHRLEQIERSRKEAGSTTHEASTTNRSGGVSLSTRNAEDTSANVSRSVGVQLLAHERETQASTTNPTLEHHSRFSVSPTSSKSPDAERKARVGSGHVRAASNFVTSVLNRQRSPVDHRRGETRAIQPVEIVLEERRAPEALPAAPERAYLTIKEIPSGNKNWIRVDSPSLEHGFTESSPAHSAEASHGERRLGKDGKIERKRLRHEKEEKIVKRAGGLWRGRGCVPKKGCFGRLGPEGRKKRRIWCYIIGFLLLLLIILAIVLGVVLSKHHGSGGQSSNPAPGQAQSPSSPSTPLKPSPLPSSIWVNLTDYPAMPTGVLTFVGPNNTIARSDCTGPSTLWSCSLPKDSQASVSPFKPNQPTIIFQIQWDNSTDKAWNIPNGAPPTPISKRGESNSNSSIDGFTPDPSPPDV is encoded by the coding sequence ATGTCTTTCAATCACGGCAAATACGCTGAGCCTCTGCATAGCAGCAGGCTCTCATCACAAACTCGCAAGTCCGCAGTGCCCCGGCATGCCTCCTATCTTTCATCAAGACGCCACACAGGGACAGACTGGGAAGACTGggaggatgacgacgtcGTCACATTAATAGACATTGGCGAGACCCCCGCTGGCGACCATTCGGACCACCAGAAACTCTTCGCAAGCAGCCcatttttaaatataaacgCCGGAAGCTCGGCCATGACTACCCGCAGCCCATCTCCTCTGGAAAGCGACAGCCTCTCTATCAGCTCCAATGAAGACGTTTCCCCCATCGAAGACGATGTCCAGACTGGCCTCCAAGCCCCACCACCTACGCCGGCCTTGTTCCTCACCAAGGTGGCCAAACACCCAAGTGTCAAGGTATCCATGAGACGGTCGACAGCTAGAATGAGCCGGCCGGTGTCAAAGAGGCCTCCGAAACAGCGGAACGCAAAGCTTGGAATCACGCTCATCACGGACATGACAAAGCTGAGGCGGCAAAATCACTTGGCCAATCAAGCAAAGTCACCGGCAAGGCGAAACGCAAAGTTTGCCGATGCAGCTGCTCTAAGAGCCTTGGAGGGATCTCCTAACCCGCAGTCTGTTGGAAACTGGAACTGGCTGAGGAGAGGGAACAACGGGGATCGTGAGGCCGCATCTCCTTCTCCCCTTCGAGCCAACGAGGCCCGTTCTCCCGAACAGCTCTCCCCAGAAGCTAGACCGATAGTCATCGGCATTACTCTGCCTTCCGATGAGGTTGAAAGCCGAGGAATTGATCCGCTCACGGCGACGGTCAACAACATTGACACTCCGAGCGGGGATATGAGAAACCCATATCCTTTTAATTTCCAGACAACCAATGGCCGGGAAAATCCTCCCTCAATCCCTACCCAACTCAAATCAATGTGGTCGCCAGATACCCCTGATACCGCTAGCTCGTTTAGCACAATCAGATATCCGTCAAGCGTATACTCGCAGGCATCTATGGCGGCAATCATTGCGCCTGGATtgagagatgatgaagtcCCCCCTGTTCCTGCTCTTCCTGCCGGTTACAAACAGACAACATCGACGATGCCACAGCGCCTCATCGGCACAGAACAACGTAAGaacaaggatgaagaagatgactcTGGGACACCTTGCACGCTTTTCGAAGAGGACGGAATCACTCCTTTGAAATCTCCCGCAAGTAAACTATCTGCGCGCACTCCTGATAGTGTGCGTGGCTGGTGGGATCACCATTTAGTTACCCCGTTTTTGGACATGAGAATGTCTTTTGCGAGCCGAAGAACGCATATGGAATCGCCTTTGGATCAGAGGGGGCATCAACTAGCCAGGGGTACAGACAACAAAGGAGAACAGAACTCTGCGCTGACTCCAAAGAGCCCTTGGAAAACCATCATTTCAAAGCCCGACACGAAACAGATTTCTCCGTCTGcagaaaaagatgaagacCAAAGTTCTACAACTGTCAATATTGAAGGCGGCCGTGCCATCCTGGGGTTATCCATGCTGGAAAAGCAACGGGGCCTGTCTACATTTTCTCCTGATTCTGACATGTCGAGGGACGTTGAGGAGAAGAACTCAAAAAATACTTTTCAAGGCGTTTCCAAGGTAGAGGATGACAATATCATGATTGCCCTTGACACAAAGGAGAGGAGAACACAGTCTGACAAGTCCCGTGCTGTGAATGAGAGCTCAACACTCACGTCCCGGTCTGACAAACATCAGAACTCTTCCTCAAAATTTCATGAAATGATTTCCTCAGAGACATCAAAATCCAAAGAAGTACACACATACGAGTTTGTATCTACTGAGATCAGAGAGCGTCAAATAATGCCCACCGACTCTCAACCAAAACACGAACAGAAACGCAATCTTACGCCTCCGCCCAGACCTCAGCGGCAAGAAGTCCAGGCCCCAATCATCAAAGCACCAACACCTCGGCAGACTCCACCACCGAGAGAGGTTGGCATGCGGGAAGGCTCTGAGCGACCGATCGTGGTCCACATAGAGATCAACACTGGCGAGCAGCCGCAGAAGTTTGTGGTAGATCGTGTCGGGTTGAATTCTACGCCAGCTATAAAGATCCCTACGCCACGACGGACGCCGTCGCCTCGAGGAGATGTCCTCAAGGTTGGTGtagctgctgaagctgctcgaggcGCTTTTGGACACCATGAAGCAGGTTCGCGAGAGATGGTGCAAGGTTTGGGGATAACCCATTTGAGGGCAGATACTCCGCCTTCGCCTTCATCTAAGAAGCAGGCTGAAGCTGCTATCAAGTACCAGGCTGTCTTCCCACctggccatcatctgcataCCCAGGCTCCCCAGACAGAAGCGTCTCGTAGTGTCACATCGGCACCGGCACCAGTTGCATCGGCGATGACAACTATACCTGCGGCTTACACTGCCCACACTGCAGCACATATCGCAGCACCTATCGCAGCGTCGACAACAGCTGCACCCACCACGTCGGTAGCAGCAGAGAGGGCAGCACCTGTTACTTTGCGGCTAGCTGGCCATGAGGCAGATGGAGCTACCGCGGTctctgctggcgctggcataCTGTCGTCACAGGTTTTGCATCGACTTGAACAGATCGAAAGATCTAGAAAAGAAGCAGGCAGTACTACACACGAAGCGTCGACCACAAATCGGTCTGGGGGTGTCTCTCTATCTACACGTAACGCTGAGGATACTTCTGCCAATGTGTCTCGATCTGTGGGAGTTCAGCTGCTAGCACATGAACGCGAGACACAAGCTTCTACCACAAATCCCACTTTGGAGCATCATAGCCGTTTTTCTGTATCGCCAACCTCGTCAAAATCACCTGATGCAGAGCGAAAGGCTCGAGTGGGCTCAGGACACGTGCGGGCGGCGAGCAACTTTGTGACGTCGGTTTTGAATCGGCAGCGCTCTCCAGTTGATCATCGCCGCGGCGAGACTCGCGCTATCCAGCCAGTTGAGATTGTGCTTGAGGAACGAAGAGCCCCTGAGGCGTTACCAGCGGCCCCGGAGAGAGCTTATCTAACAATAAAGGAGATTCCTTCTGGAAACAAGAACTGGATAAGGGTCGATTCTCCCTCCCTGGAGCATGGATTCACTGAGTCATCACCTGCGCACTCTGCTGAAGCGTCACATGGTGAGCGAAGATTGGGAAAAGATGGCAAAATTGAGCGGAAGAGACTACGGcacgaaaaggaagaaaagattgtAAAACGAGCCGGCGGTCTCTGGAGGGGCCGAGGTTGCGTGCCGAAAAAAGGCTGCTTTGGCCGCCTTGGACCAGAGGGccgcaagaagagaagaatctgGTGTTATATCATCGGAttcctcctgcttctcctcataATCTTGGCAATTGTTCTGGGTGTCGTCCTTTCCAAGCATCATGGATCAGGCGGCCAAAGCTCGAACCCAGCTCCGGGACAGGCCCAATCCCCCTCATCTCCGTCGACCCCATTAAAGCCTTCTCCGCTACCCTCATCCATATGGGTCAACCTCACTGATTATCCCGCCATGCCTACTGGCGTGTTGACCTTTGTCGGTCCGAACAACACCATTGCCAGGAGCGACTGCACCGGACCATCTACCTTGTGGAGCTGCTCCTTGCCCAAAGATTCCCAGGCGTCTGTGTCACCATTTAAGCCTAACCAGCCAACTATTATTTTCCAGATCCAGTGGGATAACAGCACAGACAAGGCGTGGAATATTCCCAACGGCGCTCCACCCACTCCCATTTCTAAGAGAGGcgagagcaacagcaactcTTCGATAGACGGATTCACCCCAGACCCGAGCCCCCCCGACGTTTGA
- a CDS encoding uncharacterized protein (EggNog:ENOG41): MLPTPVQQPVRLFDRGLPTEHYGFYTYFQRTIFLKSVTVLDKSSEGNVPADENGGCSETEANHLVTWAETRMLVQIWTRKLNSTGSLLPSDGEGIDNSPQLIQPGTMPYPVTVTLDTHGGDPNHKVVWEWPMDDRQKLNTSAPELLANNMAVGGTWINHRGSGNATFGGFDGGTGGCKCQWANWS, encoded by the coding sequence ATGCTTCCTACCCCAGTTCAACAACCGGTGCGGCTGTTCGACCGCGGCCTACCAACCGAGCACTATGGGTTTTACACGTACTTTCAACGAACAATCTTTCTCAAGTCTGTCACTGTTCTCGATAAGTCGAGTGAAGGAAACGTACCCGCAGATGAAAACGGGGGCTGCAGCGAAACAGAGGCCAACCACCTTGTGACCTGGGCTGAAACCCGTATGCTGGTGCAGATTTGGACACGAAAACTGAATAGCACAGGTTCACTGCTACCTTCAGATGGCGAGGGTATTGATAACTCGCCCCAGCTGATCCAACCGGGAACAATGCCATATCCTGTGACAGTAACGCTGGACACCCACGGCGGCGATCCTAACCACAAAGTGGTGTGGGAGTGGCCCATGGACGATCGCCAGAAGCTGAATACAAGCGCTCCTGAATTACTTGCCAACAATATGGCTGTGGGGGGAACTTGGATCAACCATCGTGGTAGCGGCAATGCCACATTTGGAGGCTTCGATGGAGGCACCGGAGGGTGCAAGTGCCAATGGGCGAATTGGTCGTGA
- a CDS encoding uncharacterized protein (EggNog:ENOG41), with protein sequence MLSPRCPLTIRHCLISIRTLTTGNISTCSHKTKNRPLTTLAIETSCDDTAVAVLSKSANGKTSLLFNERISSDNRAFKGINPMITVEGHNSTLALLVERALGSLPDEDDGEKMASKKKKKKIPDFVCATRGPGIMPNLSVGLNVAKGLALAWQAPPHTKHKDHVESITASTPSPSFPFLSLLVSGGHTQLILSSSLTAHQILATTADVAIGNLLDQTARVILPPAILRSSPDVSYGRVMEAFAFPPGQDTVADYEAFFKPALSRQEEIEHVASGYGWAIALPFRNSRKLAYSFSSIYTQVHSIVAAIEASHGANSNSSINDSSSSSSPDEDVDKISLDQRRALARHTLRASFQHLVSRLILALQDHPSLRQSASASASTSSTIDTLVVAGGVASNRFLMHVLRTTLAARGFPHMQIVAPPPALCTDNAAMIAWAGMEMFEAGYRSELSVRPIARWPMDPAVGGGMLGVGGWIKEGEEKED encoded by the exons ATGCTCTCGCCGCGATGTCCTCTCACCATCCGCCACtgcctcatctccatccgcACTCTCACAACCGGTAACATCAGCACATGCTCACACAAGACAAAGAACAGGCCCCTGACTACCCTCGCAATCGAGACGTCATGCGACGACACAGCCGTGGCGGTGCTGTCGAAATCGGCAAATGGCAAGACGTCGCTTCTGTTCAACGAGCGCATCTCGTCGGACAATCGAGCCTTCAAGGGCATCAACCCGATGATTACGGTGGAGGGGCATAATTCGACGTTGGCGTTGTTGGTGGAGAGGGCGTTGGGGAGTTTGcctgatgaggatgatggagagaagatggcgagcaagaagaagaagaagaagattcccGACTTTGTCTGCGCCACTCGCGGCCCTGGAATCATGCCGAATCTATCCGTTGGATTAAACGTCGCAAAGGGCCTCGCTCTGGCATGGCAAGCCCCCCCTC ACACAAAGCACAAGGACCATGTCGAGAGCATCACGGCTTCAACTCCAAGCCCGTCCTTCcccttcctctccctcctcgtCTCCGGCGGCCACACCCAACTCATCCTCTCGTCCAGCCTCACCGCCCACCAAATCCtcgccaccaccgccgacGTCGCCATCGGCAACCTCCTCGACCAGACCGCCCGCGTGATCCTCCCGCCTGCCATCCTGCGGTCCAGCCCAGACGTCAGTTACGGCCGCGTCATGGAGGCGTTTGCTTTTCCTCCCGGACAAGACACGGTTGCAGACTATGAAGCGTTTTTCAAGCCGGCGCTGTCGAGgcaggaggagattgaacATGTGGCCTCGGGGTATGGATGGGCGATTGCGCTGCCGTTTCGGAATTCGAGGAAGCTTGCGTATTCGTTTTCGAGTATCTATACGCAGGTTCACAGTATTGTTGCTGCTATTGAAGCCAGCCATGGTGCCAacagcaatagcagcatcaacgactcatcatcatcatcttccccCGACGAAGACGTGGACAAAATCTCGCTCGACCAACGCCGCGCCCTCGCCCGCCACACCCTGCGCGCCTCCTTCCAACACCTCGTCAgccgcctcatcctcgccctccaagACCACCCTTCTCTGCGGcaatctgcatctgcatctgcatctacaTCCTCAACCATAGACAcgctcgtcgtcgccggTGGCGTCGCCAGCAACCGCTTCCTGATGCACGTCTTGCGCACGACGCTCGCCGCGCGCGGGTTCCCGCACATGCAAATCgtcgcgccgccgccggcgctGTGCACCGACAACGCCGCCATGATTGCCTGGGCCGGCATGGAGATGTTCGAGGCTGGGTACAGGTCCGAGCTGTCGGTGCGGCCGATTGCGCGGTGGCCCATGGATCCGGCGGTTGGCGGCGGGATGCTGGGCGTTGGAGGGTGGAtaaaggagggagaagaaaaggaggatTGA
- a CDS encoding uncharacterized protein (BUSCO:EOG092D30F8~MEROPS:MER0001516), with amino-acid sequence MDSLVAKYSRPAYAQNEPLEDDEYGQELMNPTAHLSGNFAMPPVAQPSAWLRAATDDRSNPDCPIKIAHGTTTLAFRFQGGIIVATDSRATAGNWIASQTVKKVIEINSVLLGTMAGGAADCQYWLAWLGMQCRLHELRHKRRISVAAASKILANLIYSYKGMGLSMGTMCAGVTKEEGPALYYVDSDGTRLAGNLFCVGSGQTFAYGVLDSEYKYDLTDEEALELGKRSILAATHRDAYSGGYINLYHVKEAGWVKHGFMDTNPIFWQTKLEKGEFSNVTSALD; translated from the exons ATGGATTCTCTTGTGGCCAAGTACAGCCGGCCGGCATATGCGCAGAACGAGCCTCTTGAGGATGACGAGTATGGCCAGGAGCTGATGAACCCGACGGCTCACCTGTCGGGCAACTTTGCCATGCCACCTGTTGCGCAG CCCTCTGCTTGGCTCCGCGCCGCCACAGACGACCGCTCCAACCCCGACTGCCCCATCAAGATTGCCCACGGAACGACGACACTGGCCTTTCGCTTCCAGGGCGGCATCATCGTGGCCACGGACTCTCGAGCCACGGCCGGCAACTGGATTGCCTCGCAGACGGTCAAGAAGGTGATTGAGATCAACAGCGTGCTGCTGGGCACCATGGCCGGCGGTGCCGCAGACTGCCAGTACTGGCTCGCCTGGCTGGGCATGCAGTGCCGCCTGCACGAGCTCCGCCACAAGCGCCGCATcagcgtcgccgccgccagcaagATCCTGGCCAACCTCATCTACAGCTACAAGGGCATGGGCCTCAGCATGGGCACAATGTGCGCCGGCGtgaccaaggaggagggcCCCGCGCTGTACTACGTCGACAGCGACGGCACGCGGCTGGCGGGCAACCTGTTTTGCGTGGGCAGCGGTCAGACGTTTGCCTATGGCGTGCTGGATTCCGAGTACAAGTACGATCTGACGGACgaggaggcgctggagctgggcaagcGGAGTATCCTGGCGGCGACGCACCGTGATGCCTACTCTGGTGGCTACATCAACCTGTACCATGTCAAGGAGGCGGGCTGGGTCAAGCACGGCTTCATGGACACGAATCCGATTTTCTGGCAGacgaagctggagaagggcgAGTTTTCAAACGTGACGAGCGCGTTGGATTAG